The following proteins come from a genomic window of Candidatus Bipolaricaulis sibiricus:
- a CDS encoding Translation elongation factor G — translation MAEGDVRKIRNIGVIAHIDAGKTTLTERILYYTGKIHRMGEVHEGTTEMDWMDQERERGITITAAATTVQWSGHIINIIDTPGHVDFTAEVERSLRVLDGAIVLFSGVEGVESQSEAVWRQADRYHVPRLAFVNKLDRVGSDFGRAVADMVDKLGATVLPLVFPWRDAEGRLLGMVDLVRMVVLRWDPEDQGRRVETLPIPKEALAEAEEGRDRLLESLSEVSDAVAERYLAGEPVGVDEVRAAIRTATLSRLWVPVLGGAALGNVGIQPVLDGVVDFLPSPLDVPPIQGFTPDGKRAPRHASAEEPFAALVFKVATDPYADRLLYTRVYSGTAAEGEIVLNATAGRKVRLVRLFRLHANRRERLESVEAGDIVGVITSGPVLTGETLAAADHPIVLERISFPDPVVFLAVEPRSEREERALREALERIAQEDPTFQVRDDEATGQVLVGGMGELQLEVQLRRVRDEFGVPHRVGTPIVAYRETLARPVTITEEWQQVVAGRGQYAKIEVRFEPLPLGRGFQFASNVASEVLPLEFVEATRRGIEAGLGASPIGGFPLTDLRAVLHGGRFHPVDSSDMAFEACGTQALRRAVEEGGARLLEPVAEGDIITPTEYLGEVVSDLGRRRGEVQSIQARGVVDVIRCAIPLVETFGYATQLRSLTQGRAVHTLRVTRYGEVPEGIAREVLRSRGYDG, via the coding sequence ATGGCGGAGGGTGACGTTCGCAAGATCCGCAACATCGGCGTGATCGCCCACATCGACGCTGGGAAGACCACGCTTACCGAGCGCATCCTCTACTACACCGGGAAGATCCATCGCATGGGGGAGGTCCATGAAGGGACCACCGAGATGGACTGGATGGATCAGGAGCGAGAGCGCGGTATCACGATCACCGCCGCAGCGACCACGGTGCAGTGGAGCGGGCACATCATCAACATCATCGACACGCCGGGCCACGTTGATTTCACAGCCGAGGTCGAGCGGAGCTTGCGCGTGCTCGATGGAGCGATCGTTCTCTTCTCCGGCGTCGAAGGGGTGGAGTCGCAGTCCGAGGCCGTGTGGCGCCAGGCAGACCGATACCACGTTCCCCGGTTGGCGTTCGTGAACAAGCTGGACCGGGTAGGGTCCGACTTTGGGCGTGCCGTGGCGGACATGGTGGACAAGCTCGGGGCGACCGTGCTGCCCCTGGTCTTCCCGTGGCGGGATGCGGAGGGTCGGCTGTTGGGGATGGTGGATCTCGTGCGGATGGTCGTGCTCCGTTGGGATCCGGAAGACCAGGGGCGCCGGGTCGAGACGCTGCCCATTCCAAAGGAGGCGCTGGCGGAGGCCGAGGAGGGCAGGGATCGCCTGCTGGAGAGTCTGTCCGAGGTCTCGGATGCCGTCGCCGAGCGGTACTTGGCCGGAGAGCCGGTGGGCGTGGACGAGGTGCGGGCTGCGATCCGCACGGCCACTCTAAGCCGGCTGTGGGTGCCGGTGCTGGGCGGGGCTGCACTCGGAAACGTGGGGATCCAGCCCGTGCTGGACGGAGTGGTGGATTTCCTGCCGTCCCCGCTCGATGTGCCCCCCATCCAGGGGTTCACCCCCGATGGGAAGCGCGCGCCGCGACACGCTTCTGCAGAAGAACCCTTTGCCGCGCTCGTGTTCAAGGTGGCCACCGATCCCTACGCCGACCGCCTGCTCTACACGCGGGTCTACTCGGGCACAGCGGCGGAGGGCGAGATCGTGCTGAACGCGACTGCGGGGCGCAAGGTGCGCCTGGTGCGCCTGTTTCGCTTGCACGCCAATCGCCGAGAACGCCTTGAGTCGGTCGAGGCAGGGGACATCGTCGGCGTGATCACATCGGGGCCCGTGCTCACCGGAGAGACGCTGGCTGCGGCAGATCACCCGATTGTGCTGGAGCGAATCTCGTTCCCCGATCCGGTGGTGTTCCTGGCCGTGGAACCTCGATCGGAGCGGGAGGAACGGGCACTGCGTGAGGCTCTGGAACGGATTGCACAGGAGGATCCAACGTTCCAGGTACGCGATGACGAGGCCACGGGGCAGGTCCTCGTGGGGGGAATGGGCGAGCTCCAGCTGGAGGTCCAACTGCGGCGGGTGCGCGACGAGTTCGGGGTTCCCCATCGCGTGGGTACGCCGATCGTGGCCTACCGGGAGACGTTGGCTCGTCCGGTGACCATCACCGAAGAGTGGCAGCAGGTGGTGGCGGGCCGGGGCCAGTACGCGAAGATCGAGGTGCGCTTTGAGCCGTTGCCGCTGGGTAGAGGGTTCCAGTTCGCATCGAACGTTGCGAGCGAGGTCCTCCCCCTGGAGTTCGTGGAGGCGACGCGGCGCGGGATTGAGGCCGGGCTTGGGGCAAGCCCAATCGGGGGATTCCCACTCACCGACCTGCGTGCCGTCCTCCACGGGGGGAGGTTCCACCCAGTGGACTCGTCCGACATGGCGTTTGAGGCGTGTGGGACGCAAGCCTTGCGCCGCGCGGTCGAGGAGGGGGGAGCCCGTCTCCTGGAACCCGTTGCGGAGGGCGATATAATCACGCCCACCGAGTATCTCGGTGAGGTGGTTTCGGATCTGGGTCGCCGGAGAGGCGAAGTCCAGTCCATTCAGGCCCGGGGGGTGGTTGATGTCATCCGGTGTGCCATCCCACTAGTGGAGACCTTCGGGTACGCCACCCAGTTGAGGTCCCTAACGCAGGGGCGTGCGGTTCATACCCTTCGGGTGACCCGTTACGGCGAGGTGCCAGAAGGTATCGCCCGTGAGGTGTTGAGGAGTCGAGGGTACGATGGCTAG
- a CDS encoding SSU ribosomal protein S12p (S23e), which yields MPTFNQLVRHGRKPQRSKSKSVALASCPQRRGVCLRVFTRTPKKPNSALRKVARVRLSNGREVTAYIPGEGHNLQEHSIVLVRGGRVKDLPGVKYHIIRGALDAAGVEGRRQGRSRYGMRRPKEG from the coding sequence ATGCCGACGTTTAACCAACTTGTACGACACGGACGCAAACCGCAGCGGTCGAAAAGCAAGTCCGTCGCTCTCGCCAGCTGCCCACAACGCCGCGGCGTCTGCCTGCGCGTGTTCACCCGCACCCCGAAGAAGCCGAACTCCGCGTTGCGGAAGGTGGCACGGGTCCGCTTGTCCAACGGACGCGAGGTGACGGCCTACATCCCGGGCGAGGGGCACAACCTTCAGGAACACTCGATCGTTCTCGTCCGGGGGGGGCGCGTGAAGGACCTTCCCGGTGTGAAGTACCACATCATCCGCGGGGCACTGGATGCCGCCGGCGTGGAAGGCCGCCGTCAAGGGCGGTCCCGGTACGGCATGCGCCGTCCGAAGGAGGGCTAG
- a CDS encoding SSU ribosomal protein S10p (S20e), with protein MAREKIRIKVQSYDHELVDAAVRKIVDTAMASRAKVSGPIPLPTERRLYAVLRSPHVDKRSMEHFERKVHRRLIDIKEPTAATINALMEVELPTGIDIEIKL; from the coding sequence ATGGCTAGGGAGAAGATCAGAATCAAGGTGCAGAGCTACGACCACGAGCTCGTGGACGCCGCGGTGCGCAAGATTGTGGACACGGCGATGGCGAGCCGAGCCAAGGTGAGTGGCCCGATACCGTTGCCCACGGAGCGCCGGCTGTATGCCGTCCTTCGCTCGCCTCACGTGGACAAGCGTTCGATGGAGCACTTCGAGCGCAAGGTTCACCGACGGTTGATCGACATCAAGGAACCCACCGCCGCCACGATCAACGCGCTGATGGAAGTGGAGCTCCCCACCGGGATCGACATCGAGATCAAACTGTGA
- a CDS encoding SSU ribosomal protein S7p (S5e), whose amino-acid sequence MPTFDVVIPGRDAAADVRQGSKLVEKLINYVMWDGKKSLARRTVYAAFDLLDRRGEGPALDTFLKAVQNCMPKIEVRSRRVGGAAYQVPFEVPGHRQTMLALRWMVQAARARSERTMPERLAGEISAAARGEGGAYQKRQEAHRMAEANRAFAHYRW is encoded by the coding sequence GTGCCCACGTTCGATGTCGTCATCCCGGGTCGCGATGCCGCAGCCGATGTGCGTCAGGGCTCGAAGCTAGTGGAGAAGCTGATCAACTACGTGATGTGGGACGGCAAGAAGTCCCTCGCCCGGCGGACCGTGTACGCGGCCTTCGATCTGCTCGACCGTCGTGGCGAAGGCCCTGCGCTGGACACGTTCCTGAAGGCTGTGCAGAACTGCATGCCCAAGATCGAGGTCCGGTCACGACGTGTGGGGGGCGCTGCGTACCAGGTTCCGTTTGAGGTTCCTGGACATCGCCAGACGATGCTTGCTCTTCGCTGGATGGTGCAGGCAGCGCGAGCCCGGTCGGAGCGGACCATGCCGGAGCGACTGGCGGGGGAGATCTCTGCTGCGGCTCGAGGCGAGGGCGGCGCATACCAGAAGCGACAGGAAGCGCACCGCATGGCCGAGGCGAACCGGGCGTTCGCTCACTACCGCTGGTAG